A window of the Streptomyces sp. Ag109_O5-10 genome harbors these coding sequences:
- a CDS encoding ATP-binding protein, whose amino-acid sequence MLLPAGSRFPDPDPQYAAYPQQPTRAGHLSVEYDPRPTAAGEARAAVRRQLEEWGLAEQGEVAYVCELLVGELAANALCHAATRFRLTLAASHGVLRCEVADEDRRPPRLLEAGLAEGGRGMYLVDALARRWGCHQDGPGKTVWFELGTCGCDGCGRRQP is encoded by the coding sequence ATGCTGCTGCCTGCCGGGAGCCGGTTCCCGGATCCCGACCCCCAGTACGCCGCGTACCCGCAGCAGCCGACCCGGGCCGGTCATCTGAGCGTCGAGTACGACCCCCGGCCCACGGCGGCCGGCGAGGCGCGCGCCGCGGTGCGGCGGCAGCTGGAGGAGTGGGGGCTCGCGGAGCAGGGCGAGGTCGCCTACGTGTGCGAACTGCTGGTCGGGGAGCTGGCCGCGAACGCCCTGTGCCATGCGGCGACCAGGTTCCGGCTCACGCTGGCGGCCTCGCACGGGGTGCTGCGCTGCGAGGTGGCCGACGAGGACCGCCGCCCGCCGCGGCTGCTGGAGGCGGGCCTCGCGGAGGGCGGCCGGGGGATGTACCTGGTGGATGCGCTTGCCCGGCGCTGGGGCTGCCACCAGGACGGGCCGGGCAAGACCGTGTGGTTCGAGCTCGGCACCTGCGGGTGCGACGGCTGCGGTCGGCGACAGCCGTAG
- a CDS encoding MEDS domain-containing protein → MSTSTGARPAAAHGQFDHRMAVFGSDDAFAAAALPFLAEGLAAPDEPPPVAIAAPGLLAALRDALGSDARDVGFIDHADWYTGTAANAVAQGAGYLAANAGPGGRVHLLMEPDWAGRAGRSARESTEWIRYESLANLLFAPFATTALCAYDTRTAGPAVVDAARRAHPGSGVYEQPPVLVRELDAVPLPPPPQSAARLPAPEAVRSWAAGRGLPAVDAGLFGRAVGAAAAAHGPVVEILAWGEAPACVCELRLCRAVADPLAGFVPPSGGAPEPGQGLWFTRQVCAYVDVRDGAPGDGAKIRVQYA, encoded by the coding sequence ATGAGTACCAGTACGGGCGCGCGCCCCGCCGCGGCCCACGGGCAGTTCGACCACCGGATGGCCGTGTTCGGCTCGGACGACGCGTTCGCCGCCGCCGCCCTCCCCTTCCTCGCCGAGGGCCTGGCCGCCCCCGACGAGCCCCCGCCCGTCGCGATCGCCGCCCCGGGCCTGCTGGCCGCCCTGCGCGACGCGCTCGGCAGCGACGCCCGGGACGTCGGCTTCATCGACCACGCCGACTGGTACACCGGCACGGCCGCCAACGCCGTGGCCCAGGGCGCCGGGTACCTCGCCGCGAACGCCGGTCCCGGCGGCCGGGTGCACCTCCTCATGGAGCCCGACTGGGCGGGACGCGCGGGCCGTTCGGCGCGCGAGAGCACCGAGTGGATCCGCTACGAGTCCCTCGCCAACCTCCTGTTCGCCCCCTTCGCCACCACCGCCCTGTGCGCGTACGACACCCGTACCGCGGGCCCGGCCGTCGTCGACGCGGCCCGCAGGGCCCACCCGGGTTCGGGGGTGTACGAGCAGCCGCCGGTCCTGGTGCGCGAGCTGGACGCCGTACCGCTGCCCCCGCCGCCGCAGTCCGCGGCCCGGCTGCCCGCGCCGGAGGCGGTCCGGTCCTGGGCCGCCGGGCGCGGGCTGCCGGCCGTGGACGCCGGGCTGTTCGGCCGTGCCGTCGGGGCGGCGGCGGCCGCGCACGGGCCGGTGGTCGAGATCCTCGCCTGGGGCGAGGCCCCGGCCTGCGTCTGCGAGCTGCGGCTGTGCCGGGCGGTGGCGGACCCGCTGGCCGGCTTCGTGCCGCCGTCCGGCGGGGCACCGGAGCCGGGGCAGGGGCTGTGGTTCACGCGCCAGGTGTGCGCGTACGTCGACGTCCGGGACGGGGCGCCGGGGGACGGGGCGAAGATCCGCGTCCAGTACGCGTGA
- a CDS encoding LuxR C-terminal-related transcriptional regulator, with product MGGSAPRGGCQLPVETTSFVDRRAEQAAGRELLATARLVTFTGPGGVGKTRLAAHVAARVERAFPDGVRYVALAGLHDPALVPLAAADALGLHDHSDRPPLDTLVERLRDRRLLLVLDNCEHLLAACAGLAAALLRGTTGVRILATSRHRLGLTEEHLMEVRPLPVPDPDGDLSAAESHAALALFADRAAAVLPGFRLTPANRAAVARLCRRLDGLPLAIELAAVRMRVLGLDQLLARLDDRYRLLTAGSPAALPRHRTLRAAVDWSHDLCTAREQSAWARLSVLAGGFDLETAEAVCGGPAAADEAPGPAGREPEPLDVLEAVAGLVDKSVLVREETPDGGGARYRLLDTLRHYGLDRLRERPGAEAAARRRHRDHVQLHAEACEAAWFGPGQREIVARLRADQDNLRAALDFSLTTPGEEGAGLRLAGTLWFYWHACGAPREGRYWLDRALDANPAPTVGRARALWVSALLAGSPEDLTRGLRRAREARALAERLGDPAEAAHADYVIGVVQLFADDLVAARAHYETTVARGPVPGQHLSLHGLDLVELACAYALLGQADQAAAVCARALALCEAHGEDWVRSYVLRILALAHAVRADWHRAEPRAREALRRKREVHDVIGIGLTLDLLARIADGLGAAERTAVLLGGADRVWSDIDRDRWGSTALNQACRDCETHARAALGQGPYERAYGRGAALGLAEALAYALDEQPQPPPRRPEVRTAPVRLTRRETQVAELVAEGLGNQQIADRLVIARRTAEGHVERILGKLGFSNRSQIAAWVTARR from the coding sequence ATGGGCGGATCGGCGCCGCGCGGAGGCTGCCAGCTGCCGGTCGAGACGACCAGCTTCGTCGACCGGAGAGCCGAACAGGCCGCGGGCCGGGAGCTGTTGGCCACGGCCCGCCTCGTCACGTTCACCGGCCCCGGCGGGGTCGGCAAGACCCGGCTCGCCGCCCACGTCGCCGCCCGTGTCGAGCGCGCCTTCCCCGACGGCGTCCGCTACGTCGCCCTCGCCGGCCTGCACGACCCGGCGCTCGTCCCGCTGGCCGCCGCCGACGCCCTCGGCCTGCACGACCACTCCGACCGGCCGCCCCTGGACACGCTGGTGGAGCGACTCCGCGACCGCCGCCTGCTCCTCGTCCTGGACAACTGCGAGCATCTGCTCGCCGCCTGCGCCGGCCTGGCCGCGGCCCTGCTGCGCGGCACCACCGGCGTCCGCATCCTCGCCACCAGCCGGCACCGCCTCGGCCTCACCGAGGAACACCTCATGGAGGTACGGCCGTTGCCGGTCCCCGACCCGGACGGCGACCTGTCCGCGGCCGAGTCCCACGCGGCCCTCGCCCTCTTCGCCGACCGCGCCGCCGCCGTGCTCCCCGGCTTCCGCCTCACCCCCGCCAACCGTGCCGCCGTGGCCCGCCTGTGCCGTCGCCTCGACGGGCTCCCGCTCGCCATCGAACTCGCCGCCGTCCGGATGCGCGTCCTCGGCCTCGACCAGCTCCTCGCCCGTCTCGACGACCGCTACCGCCTGCTCACCGCCGGCAGCCCAGCGGCCCTGCCCCGCCACCGGACGCTCCGCGCGGCCGTCGACTGGAGCCACGACCTGTGCACCGCGCGGGAGCAGTCGGCGTGGGCCCGGCTGTCGGTGCTGGCGGGCGGCTTCGACCTGGAGACGGCCGAGGCGGTGTGCGGCGGACCCGCGGCCGCGGACGAGGCGCCCGGTCCCGCAGGCCGGGAACCGGAACCGCTCGACGTCCTCGAAGCCGTCGCCGGGCTCGTCGACAAGTCCGTGCTGGTGCGGGAGGAGACCCCGGACGGCGGCGGGGCCCGCTACCGCCTCCTCGACACCCTCCGCCACTACGGCCTCGACCGGCTCCGGGAGCGGCCCGGCGCGGAGGCCGCCGCCCGGCGCCGGCACCGCGACCACGTCCAGCTCCACGCCGAAGCCTGCGAGGCCGCCTGGTTCGGGCCGGGACAGCGGGAGATCGTCGCCCGGCTCCGCGCCGACCAGGACAACCTGCGCGCCGCCCTCGACTTCAGCCTCACCACCCCCGGCGAGGAAGGCGCCGGACTGCGGCTCGCGGGCACCCTCTGGTTCTATTGGCACGCCTGCGGCGCCCCGCGTGAGGGCCGCTACTGGCTCGACCGCGCCCTCGACGCCAACCCCGCCCCGACCGTCGGCCGCGCCCGTGCCCTCTGGGTCTCCGCCCTGCTCGCCGGCAGCCCCGAGGACCTCACCCGGGGCCTGCGCCGCGCCCGCGAGGCCCGCGCCCTCGCCGAGCGGCTCGGCGACCCGGCGGAGGCGGCCCACGCCGACTACGTCATCGGCGTGGTCCAGCTCTTCGCCGACGACCTGGTCGCCGCCCGCGCCCACTACGAGACCACCGTCGCCCGCGGCCCCGTACCCGGCCAGCACCTCAGCCTGCACGGCCTGGACCTCGTCGAACTGGCCTGCGCGTACGCCCTCCTGGGGCAGGCGGACCAGGCCGCCGCCGTCTGCGCGCGGGCCCTCGCCCTGTGCGAGGCGCACGGCGAGGACTGGGTCCGCTCCTACGTCCTGCGCATCCTCGCCCTGGCCCACGCCGTCCGCGCCGACTGGCACCGCGCCGAGCCGCGCGCCCGCGAGGCGCTGCGCCGCAAACGCGAGGTCCACGACGTCATCGGCATCGGGCTCACCCTCGACCTGCTGGCGAGGATCGCCGACGGCCTGGGCGCCGCCGAGCGCACCGCCGTCCTGCTCGGCGGCGCCGATCGCGTCTGGTCCGACATCGACCGCGACCGCTGGGGCTCCACCGCCCTCAACCAGGCCTGCCGTGACTGCGAGACCCACGCCCGGGCGGCCCTGGGCCAGGGGCCGTACGAGCGGGCGTACGGCCGGGGCGCGGCGCTGGGTCTCGCGGAGGCCCTGGCGTACGCGCTCGACGAACAGCCGCAACCGCCGCCGCGGCGGCCCGAGGTACGGACGGCGCCCGTCCGGCTCACCCGCCGTGAGACCCAGGTCGCCGAACTGGTCGCCGAGGGGCTCGGCAACCAGCAGATCGCCGACCGGCTGGTCATCGCCCGCCGCACCGCCGAGGGCCATGTGGAACGCATCCTCGGCAAGCTCGGCTTCAGCAACCGCAGCCAGATCGCCGCCTGGGTGACCGCCCGGCGCTGA
- a CDS encoding M14 family metallopeptidase encodes MRLRIRGSGARSSRRTATLGALLAIVLAAPVSATATHATADSARPAVPSADDVRQYEIHQSTTPVTRAAIQRTGVTVDEADEETVVVSGRAAQVAALKRLGYDVTPLGAAPDRSSAADRLRLFDFPTADAKYHNYAEANAEIDQRLAAYPSIMSKQVIGKSYQGRDIVAIKVSDNVATDENEPEVLLTFHQHAREHLTVEMALYLLRELGAGYGSDSRVTNIVNSREIWIVPDLNPDGGEYDIATGSYRSWRKNRQPNSGSSYVGTDLNRNWNYKWGCCGGSSGSTSSETYRGASAESAPEVKVVADFVRSRVVGGKQQIKAGIDFHTYSELVLWPFGYTTADTATGMTADDAAAFKAVGRKMAASNGYTPEQSSDLYITDGSIDDYLWGTQKIFDYTFEMYPTSSSGGGFYPPDEVIERETSRNRDAVFQLLENADCMYRSIGKEAQYCG; translated from the coding sequence ATGCGACTTCGCATACGCGGCTCCGGTGCCCGCAGCAGCAGACGGACCGCCACGCTGGGCGCCCTGCTGGCCATCGTCCTCGCGGCCCCCGTGTCGGCGACGGCGACCCACGCGACCGCCGACAGCGCCCGCCCGGCCGTCCCCTCGGCCGACGACGTCCGGCAGTACGAGATCCACCAGAGCACCACCCCGGTGACCCGCGCGGCGATCCAGCGGACCGGCGTCACCGTGGACGAGGCCGACGAGGAGACGGTCGTCGTCTCCGGACGGGCCGCGCAGGTCGCCGCACTGAAGCGCCTCGGCTACGACGTCACGCCCCTCGGCGCGGCCCCGGACCGGTCCTCCGCCGCCGACCGGCTGCGCCTGTTCGACTTCCCGACGGCCGACGCGAAGTACCACAACTACGCCGAGGCGAACGCCGAGATCGACCAGCGGCTCGCCGCCTACCCCTCGATCATGAGCAAGCAGGTGATCGGCAAGTCGTACCAGGGCCGGGACATCGTCGCGATCAAGGTCAGCGACAACGTGGCGACGGACGAGAACGAACCCGAGGTCCTGCTCACCTTCCACCAGCACGCGCGCGAGCACCTCACGGTGGAGATGGCCCTCTACCTGCTGCGTGAGCTGGGCGCGGGATACGGATCGGACTCCCGGGTCACGAACATCGTCAACAGCCGGGAGATCTGGATCGTCCCCGACCTCAACCCCGACGGGGGCGAGTACGACATCGCCACCGGCTCCTACCGGTCGTGGCGCAAGAACCGGCAGCCCAACTCCGGTTCCTCGTACGTCGGTACGGACCTGAACCGGAACTGGAACTACAAGTGGGGCTGCTGCGGCGGTTCGTCGGGCTCGACGTCGTCCGAGACGTACCGGGGTGCGTCCGCGGAGTCGGCACCCGAGGTCAAGGTGGTCGCCGACTTCGTGCGCAGCCGGGTGGTCGGCGGCAAGCAGCAGATCAAGGCCGGGATCGACTTCCACACGTACAGCGAGCTGGTGCTGTGGCCGTTCGGCTACACGACGGCCGACACCGCCACCGGGATGACCGCGGACGACGCGGCCGCGTTCAAGGCCGTCGGGCGGAAGATGGCGGCGAGCAACGGCTACACGCCGGAACAGTCGAGCGACCTGTACATCACCGACGGCTCGATCGACGACTACCTCTGGGGCACCCAGAAGATCTTCGACTACACCTTCGAGATGTACCCGACGTCCAGCTCCGGGGGCGGCTTCTACCCGCCCGACGAGGTGATCGAGCGGGAGACCTCCCGGAACCGGGACGCGGTGTTCCAACTGCTGGAGAACGCGGACTGCATGTACCGGTCGATCGGGAAGGAAGCGCAGTACTGCGGCTAG
- a CDS encoding GntP family permease — MSLPLAASATPTTPPHTGGLLLLLDGTAGLLTVAAIGIALLLFLIIRARLQPFVALLAVSIAVGLLAGLSVTELFGTVQRSDAVSTVESGMGGILGHVAIIIGLGTMLGAILEVSGGAEVLAGRLLGLFGERRAPLAMGLTGLIFGIPVFFDVGIFVLAPLVYAAAKRGGKSILLYCLPLLAGLSMTHAFLPPHPGPVAAAALLHVQLGWVILMGVVCGIPAVLAAWAYSAWIGRRIFVAVPQDMVEAAEEARQAVVAEQRAAGVTPQEKPVPLGTVLAIIGTPLVLILAATFSSIALDPSTGRSVLEFFGTPMVALTIALVLAYYLLGIRRGWSRKSLETVSTASLKPVGNILLVVGAGGIFGAVLKASGVAQALSDTFHGVGLPVIVLSYLISVVLRVAQGSATVAIVTTAGIVAPLLTEGHHSQAFVALVIMAISAGSIFASHVNDGGFWMVAKYFGISERDTLKTWTVLETVLSVAGFAVAGVLSVFV, encoded by the coding sequence ATGTCCCTACCGCTCGCCGCCTCCGCCACCCCCACGACCCCACCCCACACCGGAGGCCTGCTCCTCCTCCTCGACGGCACCGCCGGACTCCTCACCGTCGCGGCCATCGGCATCGCCCTGCTCCTCTTCCTCATCATCAGGGCGCGGCTCCAGCCGTTCGTGGCCCTCCTCGCCGTCTCCATAGCCGTCGGCCTGCTCGCCGGTCTCTCGGTCACCGAACTCTTCGGCACCGTCCAGCGGTCGGACGCCGTCTCCACCGTCGAGTCCGGCATGGGCGGCATCCTCGGTCACGTCGCGATCATCATCGGCCTCGGCACGATGCTCGGCGCGATCCTCGAAGTCAGCGGCGGTGCCGAGGTGCTGGCCGGCCGGCTGCTCGGCCTCTTCGGCGAGCGGCGGGCCCCGCTCGCCATGGGCCTGACCGGCCTGATCTTCGGCATCCCCGTCTTCTTCGACGTCGGCATCTTCGTCCTGGCCCCCCTCGTCTACGCGGCGGCCAAGCGCGGCGGCAAGTCGATCCTGCTGTACTGCCTCCCGCTCCTCGCCGGCCTCTCGATGACCCACGCCTTCCTGCCGCCGCACCCCGGCCCGGTGGCCGCCGCCGCGCTGCTGCACGTCCAGCTCGGCTGGGTCATCCTCATGGGCGTCGTCTGCGGCATCCCGGCGGTGCTCGCGGCGTGGGCGTACTCGGCGTGGATCGGCAGGCGGATCTTCGTCGCCGTACCGCAGGACATGGTCGAGGCGGCCGAGGAGGCCAGGCAGGCGGTGGTGGCGGAGCAGCGGGCGGCCGGCGTGACACCGCAGGAGAAGCCCGTGCCGCTGGGCACGGTCCTCGCCATCATCGGCACGCCCCTCGTCCTCATCCTCGCCGCGACCTTCTCCTCCATCGCCCTCGACCCCTCCACCGGCCGCTCGGTCCTCGAGTTCTTCGGCACGCCGATGGTCGCCCTCACCATCGCCCTGGTCCTCGCCTACTACCTGCTCGGCATCCGGCGCGGCTGGTCCCGCAAGTCCCTGGAGACCGTGTCGACCGCGTCCCTCAAGCCGGTCGGCAACATCCTGCTGGTGGTCGGCGCGGGCGGGATCTTCGGCGCCGTACTGAAGGCGAGCGGCGTCGCCCAGGCCCTCTCCGACACCTTCCACGGCGTCGGGCTCCCGGTGATCGTCCTGTCGTACCTGATCTCGGTGGTGCTGCGGGTCGCCCAGGGCTCCGCGACGGTGGCGATCGTGACGACGGCCGGCATCGTCGCCCCGCTCCTCACCGAGGGCCACCACTCCCAGGCCTTCGTCGCCCTCGTGATCATGGCCATCTCGGCCGGCTCCATCTTCGCCTCGCACGTCAACGACGGCGGATTCTGGATGGTGGCCAAGTACTTCGGCATCAGCGAGCGGGACACCCTGAAGACCTGGACCGTGCTGGAGACGGTGCTGTCGGTGGCCGGGTTCGCGGTGGCGGGCGTGCTCAGCGTCTTCGTGTAG
- a CDS encoding RidA family protein translates to MTEKTALTPTTHTTPPAKFSHGVRKGNILQVAGQVGFLPAEEGRPPTPAGPTLREQTLQTLANVKAILEEGGASWDDVMMIRVYLTDVDHFAEMNGIYNTYFEEQGLTAPPAARTTVYVGLPAGLLIEIDALAVLG, encoded by the coding sequence ATGACCGAGAAGACCGCCCTCACCCCCACGACCCACACCACGCCGCCCGCGAAGTTCTCGCACGGCGTCCGCAAGGGCAACATCCTCCAGGTCGCCGGCCAGGTCGGCTTCCTGCCCGCCGAGGAGGGCAGGCCGCCGACCCCGGCCGGTCCCACCCTGCGCGAGCAGACCCTCCAGACCCTCGCCAACGTCAAGGCGATCCTGGAGGAGGGCGGCGCCTCCTGGGACGACGTCATGATGATCCGCGTCTATCTGACGGACGTGGACCACTTCGCCGAGATGAACGGCATCTACAACACCTACTTCGAGGAGCAGGGCCTCACCGCGCCGCCCGCCGCCCGCACGACCGTGTACGTCGGTCTGCCCGCCGGCCTCCTCATCGAGATCGACGCCCTCGCCGTCCTCGGCTGA
- a CDS encoding IclR family transcriptional regulator, protein MSQTVDRALSILPLLAEGPADLGQVADRLGVHKSTALRLLRTLHEHGLVYRQSDQRYRLGARLFALAQEAMENLDVREIAHPHLARLNTACGHTVHLAVFEEGEVLYIDKVESRYPVRMYSRIGKPVAITVAAVAKLLLADLPEPERRALADKLDYPMYTARSTPNAEAFLRELARVREQGWATDLGGHEESINCVAAPIRGADGRVVAAMSVSAPNVVVTADELLTLLPQVRRTADAISGEYSGRTPIKEAGTG, encoded by the coding sequence ATGAGCCAGACCGTCGACCGAGCGCTCAGCATCCTGCCCCTGCTCGCCGAGGGCCCCGCCGACCTCGGCCAGGTCGCCGACCGCCTCGGCGTGCACAAGTCGACCGCGCTGCGGCTGCTGCGCACCCTCCACGAACACGGCCTCGTCTACCGCCAGTCCGACCAGCGCTACCGCCTCGGCGCCCGCCTCTTCGCCCTCGCCCAGGAGGCGATGGAGAACCTCGACGTCCGCGAGATCGCCCACCCCCACCTGGCCCGCCTCAACACCGCCTGCGGACACACCGTGCACCTCGCCGTGTTCGAGGAGGGCGAGGTCCTCTACATCGACAAGGTCGAGAGCCGCTACCCGGTGCGCATGTACTCCCGCATCGGCAAGCCCGTCGCCATCACCGTCGCCGCCGTCGCCAAGCTGCTCCTCGCCGACCTGCCCGAGCCCGAGCGGCGGGCCCTCGCCGACAAGCTCGACTACCCCATGTACACGGCCCGTTCGACGCCCAACGCGGAGGCCTTCCTCAGGGAACTGGCCAGGGTGCGCGAACAGGGCTGGGCCACCGACCTCGGCGGCCACGAGGAGTCCATCAACTGCGTCGCGGCCCCCATTCGCGGCGCCGACGGGCGGGTCGTCGCCGCGATGTCGGTCTCCGCGCCGAACGTCGTCGTCACCGCGGACGAACTCCTCACCCTGCTCCCGCAGGTGCGCCGCACGGCGGACGCGATCAGCGGCGAGTACTCAGGCAGAACACCGATCAAGGAAGCCGGCACCGGATGA
- a CDS encoding sugar kinase — protein MVTFLPTRPGRLADVPSFDRAIGGAESNVACALAAAGHAVRWVSRVGADGFGDHLLETVAAYGVDVSCVDRDPGRPTGVYFRTAGDRATDAHEVAYYRAGSAASAMSAATVDLTAVRAGRVLHLSGITAALSEGCRGLLRELTASAGERPPVVSFDVNYRAGLWAESDGAEVLLELARRADIVFVGEDEAELAWGVTGGPSAVRELLPEPAVLVVKQGAAGATAFVPAAARSGPAARFPAPLTGRHSLRSLPAAGSGAAGGFPSGAGTLPAPTNVPTPVPAPTAGTFEPAPTVGIVATVGAGDAFAAGFLSGVLRGLPLRRTLRLGHLFAAAALTTPADLAPPPGRDTTDRLTALDAGAWGRLRLGPGWTEAGAAEQEERTP, from the coding sequence ATGGTCACGTTTCTGCCCACCCGGCCCGGGCGCCTCGCGGACGTGCCGTCCTTCGACCGCGCGATCGGCGGCGCCGAGTCCAACGTGGCCTGCGCGCTGGCCGCCGCCGGACACGCCGTGCGCTGGGTCAGCCGGGTCGGCGCGGACGGGTTCGGCGACCACCTGCTGGAGACCGTCGCCGCGTACGGCGTGGACGTCTCGTGCGTGGACCGCGACCCCGGGCGGCCGACGGGGGTGTACTTCCGTACGGCCGGTGACCGGGCGACGGACGCGCACGAGGTCGCGTACTACCGGGCGGGGTCGGCGGCGTCCGCGATGTCGGCGGCGACGGTGGACCTGACGGCGGTGCGCGCGGGCCGGGTCCTGCACCTGTCGGGGATCACGGCCGCCCTGTCCGAGGGCTGCCGGGGGCTGCTCCGCGAGCTGACGGCGTCCGCCGGGGAACGGCCGCCGGTGGTGTCGTTCGACGTGAACTACCGGGCGGGGCTGTGGGCCGAGTCCGACGGCGCGGAGGTGCTGCTGGAGCTGGCGCGCCGGGCCGACATCGTCTTTGTGGGGGAGGACGAGGCGGAGCTGGCGTGGGGGGTGACGGGAGGGCCGTCGGCGGTCCGGGAACTGCTGCCCGAGCCGGCGGTGCTGGTGGTGAAGCAGGGAGCAGCGGGGGCGACGGCTTTCGTGCCGGCCGCGGCCCGGTCGGGGCCGGCCGCGCGGTTCCCCGCGCCCCTGACGGGGCGCCACAGCCTCCGCTCCCTGCCGGCCGCGGGCAGTGGTGCCGCTGGGGGTTTCCCCTCCGGGGCAGGCACCCTGCCGGCGCCGACAAACGTCCCCACCCCCGTCCCGGCCCCCACCGCCGGCACCTTCGAACCCGCCCCCACCGTCGGCATCGTGGCAACCGTCGGCGCCGGTGACGCCTTCGCCGCCGGTTTCCTCTCCGGGGTCCTGCGCGGCCTCCCGCTCCGGCGGACGCTCCGGCTCGGCCACCTCTTCGCCGCCGCCGCCCTCACCACCCCCGCCGACCTCGCCCCGCCCCCCGGCCGCGACACCACCGACCGCCTGACCGCCCTGGACGCCGGCGCGTGGGGGAGACTTCGACTCGGCCCCGGCTGGACCGAAGCCGGCGCGGCCGAACAGGAGGAACGCACCCCATGA
- a CDS encoding amino acid deaminase, giving the protein MSLDTGTEALARLAEERVDHRFKGLPPDAEGLTVGELAAQRRNLFSDGFATPVLALSAERLEHNLALMESYTERHGLAFAPHGKTSMAPQLFHRQTARGAWGITLALPHQVRVARAFGTRRIFLANELVDAPALRWIAAELERDADFRFVCYVDSVRGVELMDAALRGSGRPVDVVVELAAGEGARTGVRTETQCAAVADAVAGTETLRLVGVAGYEGEVPQADPDRVRAYLRRLVALAVGFDEAGRFAGLAEIVVSAGGSAWFDAVADVFAGIPELSAPVLKLLRSGAYVSHDDGRYRDVTPFNRIPEEGSLEPAFRLWAQIVSRPSPEQAFANAGKRDAAYDLDLPVAQVIRRAATERPATGVSVTGLSDQHAWLRTEPGADLEVGDWVGLGLSHPCTSFDKWQLIPVAEADGTVVDYVRTFF; this is encoded by the coding sequence GTGTCCCTCGACACCGGCACCGAAGCGCTCGCCCGGCTCGCGGAGGAACGCGTCGACCACCGCTTCAAGGGCCTCCCGCCGGACGCCGAGGGCCTCACCGTCGGCGAACTGGCCGCCCAGCGCCGCAACCTGTTCTCGGACGGCTTCGCGACCCCGGTGCTGGCCCTGTCCGCCGAGCGCCTGGAGCACAACCTCGCGCTGATGGAGTCGTACACCGAACGGCACGGCCTGGCCTTCGCCCCGCACGGCAAGACCTCGATGGCCCCGCAGCTCTTCCACCGGCAGACCGCGCGCGGCGCATGGGGCATCACCCTCGCGCTGCCGCATCAGGTGCGGGTGGCGCGGGCGTTCGGCACCCGCCGTATCTTCCTGGCGAACGAACTGGTGGACGCCCCGGCGCTCCGCTGGATCGCCGCCGAGCTGGAGCGCGACGCCGACTTCCGGTTCGTCTGCTACGTCGACTCCGTGCGCGGGGTCGAGCTGATGGACGCGGCGCTGCGCGGGTCCGGCCGCCCCGTGGACGTCGTGGTCGAGCTCGCCGCCGGGGAGGGCGCCCGCACCGGCGTCCGTACCGAGACGCAGTGCGCGGCGGTCGCGGACGCGGTGGCCGGGACGGAGACGCTGCGGCTGGTCGGGGTGGCCGGGTACGAGGGCGAGGTCCCGCAGGCCGACCCGGACCGGGTGCGCGCCTATCTGCGCCGGCTGGTCGCCCTCGCCGTCGGCTTCGACGAGGCGGGCCGGTTCGCGGGCCTGGCGGAGATCGTGGTGAGCGCGGGCGGCAGCGCCTGGTTCGACGCGGTCGCGGACGTCTTCGCCGGCATCCCGGAACTGTCCGCCCCCGTACTGAAGTTGCTGCGCTCGGGTGCCTACGTCTCGCACGACGACGGCCGCTACCGGGACGTCACCCCCTTCAACCGGATCCCCGAGGAGGGCAGCCTGGAGCCCGCCTTCCGGCTCTGGGCGCAGATCGTCTCCCGCCCCTCCCCGGAGCAGGCCTTCGCCAACGCGGGCAAGCGGGACGCGGCCTACGACCTCGACCTGCCCGTCGCCCAGGTGATCCGCCGGGCGGCCACCGAGCGCCCGGCGACCGGCGTCTCGGTCACCGGCCTGTCCGACCAGCACGCCTGGCTGCGCACCGAGCCCGGGGCGGACCTGGAGGTCGGGGACTGGGTGGGCCTCGGCCTCTCCCACCCGTGCACGTCGTTCGACAAGTGGCAGCTGATCCCGGTGGCCGAGGCGGACGGGACGGTCGTCGACTACGTCCGCACGTTCTTCTAG